Sequence from the Candidatus Methylomirabilota bacterium genome:
CAGACGCTGCAACGGAACCGCCGTCCCGCTGGACCGGAAGCCTCGACCGTGGGAGCGTTCGCCGTGCCGTCACCCTCGCTCATCCCCTGTGGTTCGAGCTGGCGAACTTCGGCGGGATCGGCAGCGGCGGCAACATGGCCTTCCGGCGGTCCGCGTTCGAGGTCTGGCTGGGCTTCGACGAGCGCCTTGGCCGCGGCGCGGCCATCGGGTGCGGCGAGGATTACCTCGCGTTCTTCTCTCTCGTCGAGCTGGGCTACCAGGTGGTCTACGCACCTGGGGCCGTGGTTAGCCATCCGGATCGACCCGACGTCGAGAAACGTTGGTCCCAGTATATGCGGGACGTCACGGCCTCCGCAGGATACGTCACCCTGCTCTTCGTCGAAAAGCCTCGGTATCGCGGCAGGCTGGTGCGCTACGTCGTCGGGTGGCTGCGCGGCGCGCCCCGGCCTTGGCGGCGCCCGGACTCCGGGCCGTCGGCAGTGCTGCCGTCCCGCTGGAGGATGACGGTCGCCCGACTCGCCGGCATCACGCTCTACGCACGCTGCCGGCTCCGGTCTCATCGAGCCGACGCCGCAGGTCCCGGGGCACGCGTACCCCGCGCGGCCGGGGGTCGAGGTCCTGGACGCGGCCCGTTGAGCAGATTGTCGCGACGCGCGGGCGACTACCTGCGGGCGAGCAGGATGCTCGCGCGGGCCGGGGCGACGCTCCCCAGCATCCTGCTGTTCCCCGTGAGGCGCCGGCTCAGACACCCCCGCAGCCAGATCGTCCTCAGAAGCGGCGCTTCGCTCGCCGCACCGGTGGACGAACCGTTGCTGGGTCTGATCCAGGAGATCTGGGTGGACCGGTGCTACGCCGCCGACGAGCCGGACACGCCGTCTGGAGGGGTCATCGTCGACATCGGCGCGCACGTCGGTGTCTTCACGGCGTGGGCGGCCACGCAGTACAGGGGGCTGCGCGTCGTCGCTCTGGAACCGTCGTCGCGGATGTGCGCCGCCTTGCGCGAGAACGTTGCGGCCAGTCGTCTCCACGATGTCACCATCGTCCAGGCGGCCTGCGGGGCCAGGGCCGGGGAAGCCGCGCTCTACTCCCGGGGCGCCGAAGGGATGAACTCGCTGTACCAGAAGGACAACTACGGGAGCACGTTCCGGAGCCTCGAGACCGTGCAGGTCATGACGCTCGACGAGGTGTTCCGCCGCTTCGCGATCGAGCGCTGCGCCCTGCTCAAGCTCGACTGCGAAGGCGCCGAGTACGACATCCTCTTCAACGCGGCGGACGTCACCCTGGCCCGCGTCGAGCGCATCGCCATGGAATACCACGTCGGGCTCGCTCCCGGCAGTCCCGAGGCGCTTCGCGAGTTTCTGGCCGCCCGAGGCTTCGCCGTGCGCTGCTCGCCCCTCGCCGACGAGGAAGGCGGCTATCTGCACGCTGTGAGGCGGCGCTGACGTGAGCCTCCGCCGGGCTCTGGGCCGCGTCCCCTTTGCGCGGAGCACGTGGCATCTGGCGCGTGAGCTCGAGCGGCTCGTCCTTTACAGCGCGGCGCGGGCCCGCGCGGACGACGAGCAGGAGTTCGCGCGCACCCGGGATCCGTGGGCCTTCGAGACGGACCCGGTAGCCGGGCGCGACCGCTTCAACCGCGAGCTGGTCATGCTCGACGCCGTCGCTCG
This genomic interval carries:
- a CDS encoding FkbM family methyltransferase, which encodes MTATSPSPSCTVVICTRDRPELLDRCLDAVTRLHYPRFSVLVVDNAPTTTESRDIAKRWSVDYALEPTAGLSRARNHGARSASTEIVAYLDDDAVPRRDWLTRLVAEFDDQRTMAVAGRILPLTADAATEPPSRWTGSLDRGSVRRAVTLAHPLWFELANFGGIGSGGNMAFRRSAFEVWLGFDERLGRGAAIGCGEDYLAFFSLVELGYQVVYAPGAVVSHPDRPDVEKRWSQYMRDVTASAGYVTLLFVEKPRYRGRLVRYVVGWLRGAPRPWRRPDSGPSAVLPSRWRMTVARLAGITLYARCRLRSHRADAAGPGARVPRAAGGRGPGRGPLSRLSRRAGDYLRASRMLARAGATLPSILLFPVRRRLRHPRSQIVLRSGASLAAPVDEPLLGLIQEIWVDRCYAADEPDTPSGGVIVDIGAHVGVFTAWAATQYRGLRVVALEPSSRMCAALRENVAASRLHDVTIVQAACGARAGEAALYSRGAEGMNSLYQKDNYGSTFRSLETVQVMTLDEVFRRFAIERCALLKLDCEGAEYDILFNAADVTLARVERIAMEYHVGLAPGSPEALREFLAARGFAVRCSPLADEEGGYLHAVRRR